DNA from Malus sylvestris chromosome 11, drMalSylv7.2, whole genome shotgun sequence:
AAGTTGCcatttttcatgtaaatttcgATATTCTAAATCTATAATTAGTAACCATTTGATATGAATTGGATTATGAAGGTTAGTGTTGAATATGGTGGTTACTAGAATATGTTTGGAAATTGGTAAATAAtgaattgtgaactacgaatgacttgatccctgtttCGGGTACGttggcagtctaacgagacgttagatgcaaccataaaatAAGTGAAATTAAATAATCGAGAATTAATAGTTAGTTGGAGTCTTGAGCTAAGAGAATAAATTGGGAATAAATTGGTAAAATAATTGAATATTGGTATGGTTGGTGAGAGCATTATGGTTTCAACCATTTTGTGGAATTAAGGAATTAAAAGTAAAGAACCTTAACCCTTGAATAGAAAATTTTCAAGAGTTTAGAGTGGGCCTACCATCAAAATTATTATCCGAAATAAATTATTCGGGGTTGGGGTGTTACACCCCCTTTCCCTGCAACCAAAACCccccatcccaccccaccccaccccaccgcCACCTCCCTTGCAACTCCCACCCGCCccacccaaaaccctaaaaaaacccAGCTGTTCAACCCAAACTCAAAAGAGGGAATTGAATTCCCGAGACGAAATGAAGGAATGGGAGTTTTGGGAAGGGCAAAGCAAAGggaattctagagagagagagagagagagagagagagaagagaagtgGACTAAGAGAGAAGAGAATTGGATCGAGAAGGAGAAAGCAGTTACAAGACCCGACctgtcttcttctccttgtctccATGGGGGCACCTCTGTGTGTCTTCTGCAACTCTTGCTTCCAAAAAAACCTACCTGAGTTTTTTAGGGTTTTCGGTAGGGTGGGTTGAGGTAGAGGGGGGTTGCCGTGGAGTTGTGGGTGGGGGCGGGATAAGGGGTTTATGTTGCAGGGAAAGGGGGTCTCGAGGAAGAAGATGggttatgatttttttattttttattttttaacttttctttaattaattatttttaaatgaataaaaaattattgttttaccACATGACACAAATTTGGTAGCCATGTCAGTTCTTAACGGatcaatcgatataaaatgtaACATgggtattatattgaaataaaatagtaggtaaggtatgaaagtgaaatattttaaagatgttgtatgcgaTTGTAATAGGCCTCAAACCTGAGGTAGtacaatgtaatttacccaacaAAAAAATATGGAAGGTCCTGGTTTCGATACCCCGAGTTGATGAGTCTACTTGATAGTGGCCACAGATAGAGTGAAATTCCCTATAGCCTATTCGGGGGCCGGAATAGGTGAATAATTGTGGCCTGCCAcaaattgtctttttttttttttttttaatttatttaacaaacgatactatctacaataagaaaaaaagagtgagttcaacctcacaatgaactagcaataattaacaaacaaatttaCCGTGCGGGTAAGTCACTACATCCAACAGAGACTAAGCTGAATTTAATACGTCAAAGCAAACAATTGGCTTTTAAGAATCGCTAAATCCAAATAAATATTAGTGCAAAAGTAGGAAACCCCTCCACCATGATCTAAACGAATCAGTGTGTACcccaaaaacaaagctttactTTGGTGTACACAGGATCGTTTTTTTGTCTACTCAATTGTGATTGAATGTCACTTAAAGTTCATTTTGGCTTGAATTCAATCAAATTGAAGGTTGTTTAGTGACCTATATGTTTCAAGTGGATAGCAAAATTTACCATGCTAATTATAATTCttaattgaattgttgattTATTTGACATCAAAACAGATAAAAGTGTTCAAACAAGAAATCCGTGTGGGAGTTGCGCTGCTCAAGCAATCATACACAACTTGTTTTTTCTGAACaaatattttttctttgtcattAGCACTACTATTGAGTGACATATCTGTCTACTTGTAAGTAGTGGCAGATTCATAATTTTAACTTTAGAGGGTTTCTCTGTAAAACGTCCAAGTATATTTAGTGAGGCAATTCGTCGAGCATTTTGTGGGCATGTCGTCATCTGTTGAGCCATTTGGCCGTATGTCAATCGAGTTTGTCGAGATCCTCTACCTAATGTTGTCGAGGCCTCCTGTAGAGATACTTCGAGCATACATTTCATCAAGTACTTGGTGGGCACAAAAAAATCACATACCATAAATTCAAAGgactttacatttgttttccGACCTCTATAGGTTCTACAACCACCCTAGTCCCTATATCGATTCGCCCCTGCTTACAAGTTATAAGTAGAATATCTAAAATTTTGTTCCCATAATGAGTTTAATGCTTGATTATATGATTTCACGTAGTGTATaaatttttgtaaaatatgtgtATCAAAACAAAATCTTTTCTTCTTTGACCAAAAAACCTGTTCTTGGAAGGCAAAGTGCACGCTCCTATATATATTAAAGGATCTTGGGCATTGCTAGGTGCTAAAAGTTGTGCGTAGTTCTTGGGATACAGGCTGCAGGGGCCAGTGGGGGAGGTGGCGGAGTTGCCTTGTTGGAGGTGAAGCCCAAGATCCGATCAGTAATGGCAGCCTCCACTGTCTTATTCACAATTATTCTGCTCTTCCTCGGTCTCTCAGGTTCGTCCTCCTACTTTCTTCCACCTTCACCTGTTTGGTTCCCAAGAAAGTGCAGGAAAATAAAGTAAACACAGAGAAGAAAAGGATGGAAATTTTGAGCTACAAGTCTCAGATTTTCTTCCTGGGTcctcttaaaagaaaattttcgcAATTGGGTCTTTATATATTTCCTTTTTGGCTTTCATGAAAGAAAGAGTaactgaaaatttgaaaattctctTTTGCCTCCCGTCTAGTTTCCTCTGttttctcaccaaccaaacaTAATCCAATCTTCTGTTTTGTGATCAATTTATATTAACCACTCACTAATCTacgatgggtttttttttttctttctaaaattcGGTATTAGACATTTGACAACGTATTTTCATCGAATTTAGTATCTGAATTTAGTATCTGTTTTCAGATTCAACACTCCAAGTCCAGAGCCTGAGCTTCGGAATCAACTATGGACAAATAGCCAACAACCTCCCATCTCCGTCGCGAGTGGCCGTCCTCCTCCAGTCCCTCAACGTCAGCCGCATCAAACTCTACGACGCCGATCCCAACGTCCTCCAAGCCTTCTCCAACTCTGACGTCGACTTCATCATCGGCCTCGGCAACGAGTACTTGCAGAGCATGTCCACCGACCCTCTCAAAGCCCAATCCTGGATTCAGCAGAACGTGCAGCCCTATCTCCCCCAGACCAAAATCACGTGCATCAATGTCGGAAACGAAGTCCTCGGCGGCAACGACACCCAGCTCTGGTCGTACCTCCTCCCGGCAATGCAATCCGTCTACAGCGCCCTCGTCGACCTCGGCCTCTCCAAACAAGTAGCTGTCACAACCGCGCACTCGCTTACTATTTTAGGAAACTCCTACCCACCGTCGGCGGGGAGTTTCCGACAAGATCTCGCTCAGTATATCCAGCCGATCCTCAGCTTCCACTCGCAAGTTAATTCGCCCTTTTTGATAAATGCTTATCCCTACTTTGCTTACAAGGGCAGTCCAAGTGAAGTTTCTTTGGAGTACGTGCTGTTCCAGCCTAATCCTGGCATGGACGATTCAGTCACGAATCTCCACTACGACAACATGCTGGATGCCCAGATTGACGCCGTTTATTCTGCCATCAAGGTGATGGGGCATTCAGACATCGAGGTCCGGATATCCGAAACCGGGTGGCCTTCGAAGGGGGATGCGAACGAGGCCGGCGCCACGCCGGAAAATGCTGGTATTTACAATGGTAACCTGATTAGGAAAATTGAAGAGAAGCAAGGGACGCCGGCGATGCCTAAAGTTCCGGTCGACATTTACGTTTTTGCACTTTTTAATGAGGATTTGAAGCCCGGTCCTACGTCGGAGAGGAACTACGGACTATATTATCCGGATGGTACTCTGGTTTATGATATCGGATTCCAGGGTAATCTTCCTCAAGTCCAGGGTAATCCTCCTGGAGTACAAGGTCTTCCTCAGCTAACTTTTTCTGCAGACTCGAATGTATATGTAAGTAAACATTACCTTTTGTTAATTATTCTTTCTATGATCTTGGTTGGAGttaattttcttgaattttgaatacagcgatatatttatattaatttgatATCTAAGCAGAGAAAATTATTACTAGACcataattttcttaaatttctTAACAATGATGCCTAATgctatattttctttgttttttcagGCCATGTCCATCTTCAATTTTCTGATCCTTCTCATTGTGTACTTATTATTATGTGCTTATTAGAGCTCATATATTTTATGAACAACTTTTTGGGGAGGAAGACATGCAGACAGGAGCAAACATGAAGAATTCCACAAGATTTTTTCAGAAGCAATAGGAATTCTAATAGGTTATATTAATAGCTTTAATTCTTCTTATACTGTATACATTTAGTTTCATTGATTTTCTTTCTACACTAGTGAGCTAGCCAATAATCTTCCATAGCAGCTCAATTTTACACAATATTGCTCAATAATGGGAAAAAAGTACACACAATTCTCGTTCTCATTGTATTTTTATCGAGATTCATTACTCTGCTTTTGATGTCTTatgttcgattttttttttctctcacttCTATCGGAAAAAAAGATATTCAAAATGTATCTAGTGTTTTATGTTCGATTTTCTTTCTTCCGCTCTCAATTGTAtcgagaacaaaaaaaaatatcatatgCATGGATTACTTGGATCTAATATAAGACCTAATATAAAATCGAGCGTAATGATATTTTAAGATTTATCTAACCAATATCATTTAGTAAAATaggattttgttgttgttgctgttgctgTTGTACGGTGGGAAATCAAATGGCATCTGTGAGGTAAAGGCTGTCAGGTTCTGTCCACTTCATACGTGCACCAAGTGgacttttgacaccaaaaaaaaaaagaaaaacatatttTATGAGTACAATGACACataaattgtttgtttttatgaGCGGAAGCCATCCCTTCCTTCCTTATCATTCCACTTGTAATCATGCATGCGAATCTTTCCGTGTACAAAATTCTGTATGGCTTCCGATTCACAAAAGTCCGAATTGGCTTTTGACTCTTCCTTTTGGGTTGccttttctatttttcaaattttaattttagagcTATCTGAATTATAGAATACAGTCCAtatcaaaaataaaacaaaataatatataaatttgtAAAGGGACGgagttagaatttttttttagtggGGACAACatgaaaaacaattaaaaaaaatctttttagtGTTTAGGAATTTCAAATGACGACAGATCACAAtttcaatattataaaaacTTTAATGTAGTAGTGGAAAATGGCAAGTTGATAGGAAaaatattaggaaaactaataaaaatgatttgaaaactttgagttttaacgataaagacaaaataaaggataaagtgaatagtaccaagattgactttttcgTGTAAAAATGTAGCTTTTCGtttaagtgaatagtaccgggagcttttcgttaaagttctcaatATGAACACACAAGAGGCGGATGAGGGATTTATCGGTTTCAATGACATAACAAGATCACTTTTGATCATATTAAGTTTGATATAGAGTAGAAGTAGTATGAATGTATGCTTAATATTAgacatatattttcttcaaagataacacgtgtatatatataattgtagtATGCAACTTAATTAACGAATTATTTGAGTAGGGACATCTACCTCTAGTAGGCATTCATTGGATCCGTCCATGAATTTGTATGAGAAGTACATTTTCCAAACTCTCACGATTTGTTGTGATAAAATTCAACGATTAATAATaagtaatttaattaaaataatatcaATGATATTATTATTGAACCATAGTACGGCTTAACGTCCATAAAATCTTTCATATGGCACCAAAATTAAATGATAATTCAGAAATCCTTATCAACTTTACCTTTGGCGTGTGAACTGTTATCTCGAAAGTGGTCGGCAACACGGCTCTGCATTTTGTTTTTCGTCTATTTGCGGCGGCCTTTCGAGTTATCGAAATTGAAGTTTTTGAGTTTACATGCATTAGGGTCACGAAGTTTTTGCTTGATTTTATATCTCCTGTCAAGCTTAGGTCAAACTTTAACCAAATAAATATTATTCTTCAGACTTtggatattattattttttatcgtATCCAGTTTAGGGCTTCAAGGCTTCAACTAACTTCAGTTCGACTTGCCAATGTTATTTGCGTCCAGTGCTATTTATTTTTACGTGCGTGAGAATTGAGGGACTCTATTGCAACAAATATATTGTTCTATAGATTTGCAATCGATGATTGTCATTTGTTTAACAGTATAACTCGTCCGATAAATACTAGTCACGTGGTTTCATCGATTACAAGATAGTTTTCTCCGCTCGATCACCCTGCTAATTTGTCCATACCTGACATTAGTATTCTCTGCCGCTTGTAATATTTCTAATCCTTAATTATGTGATAACGACGGTTAGAAGACTTAgaacaaattaaataatataattatatgataaaaatagAGGTATTTTTCTTCAGTACTTTGTGCAAAGATTTTCGTCAAAAAAGCAGGCGCAGTGAGTATAATCTTGTAGACAAATTAAACTTAGTAACCATGATTTCTTCATTAATTATTTGGTGGGTGAACAAAATAATTAGTGTCAGAATAATTTTGTTTTACTAATGTAAACAAGATCAAGCAAAGCAATATAAAGCGGTCGCTTTCATTCTTTTGCATTGTAGGATTCTCAACAGCAATTCAGCTGCAGCCTGGGCCCCCAAACCCAAGTAGGATAAGCTTTGACagatacatatatacacatggAGTCCATATCACACCGAGTTTCAACGATATGAACTGTCTATTTTTCAACTTAGACGTTGAACTAATTAGTGGAACCCAGTTGATGAAGTGTGGATCAAGCAAGATAGGTGATGTTGGGTTGGCAGTTGACAACCAACTCGATTTTTAGACAGCTTGATCCAACCATttggtttaattaattaacgatATCAAATATAAGAGGTTTCATGTCATTGGTTTTAAGAAAACAGAATACCACATTTAATACAATTCTTCTAATTAAATTGTTAGCCTCACATTTTCTGGGGGTCTTGGATGATTGCGGACATGCCAATACGCGGTCGAATAGGCGAAGTGTGtacttcaattttttatttttatttttatttttatttttatttttttgtttttcttaactTCTTCAAACAATTACGGCTGAGGAAGTAACCCCTCGGAGTTAGATGTTGCATGTTGTTGAGGCCTAAAAATGTGCAGTGATTATGTGCTTTGGGTTGCATGTTGTTGAGGCCCAAAAATGTAATGAGCAAGCCCAATCAAGTCTTGAAGCCCAATTTTCAAGAGAGCCCCAAGTCAAGCGCGAATACATGCAAAGGTGCGGGATCGAGGAAAGAATATATTCACAACCATGTCACACTACCTTAATTGAGCCAAATATTTATATAAATCATGCCATGTCCATGCCTATTTGTCATGCTAAAGTAAGCCCAAGCCACATGCTTAGGGTTTGTCAAGTGAATTGTGGTGTAGATGGTTACAGGAGTTTATTGGGCCTATGTGGAGTCAAGATTATAGAGGATTTTATGCTGCTTGGGGCCAAAGATCCAAGCCCATAACCCTTGTAGCCCACATAGGCAAGCATTGAGAGAGAACATACTTAATTTACCCATTACCTAGCAAGCTAACTAATCTAATTAGAAAGGAATCAAGTCCTAGCTCTAAGATCACGTGAAACCCCTAGCAAAACATGCATTTAATAAGGAGAGAGGCTAACTTTCCCTTCCCAGCTCACACATAAGTTCAACGCGTGAAAGCCATGAGGTGCACTACCAAAAGTAGCGCTTGTGGAAAGCTGACCTGGGAAAGCAACGCCTTGGGAAGGAGGCATGATGCAGGTTTGATAGGTTGGTAGCACCCAGCCATCTTGCACCGAAATAGAGGGTAGCAGAAGAACTAGGGAGAAAAGGGAGAAAGAAACAAGACATAACTAACGATTCCTGGGGAATGAATCATTCAACTACAAATATAGGTCAAGAACTTTAGAGGGGGATTCAAGATAACAAGGAGGGCCAAAGAAGCCAACGAGGCATCAATCTGCAACACGACTCAATAAGTATAAATagtagtttaattaatttaaataggtataaatagtagtttaaaaaaataatttgttcAAAACACTATATTTAAATAGGTACAAATagtagtttaattaatttaaacaaCACATATGAGTTGATGTGTGACTGTTGTACTATAATAATTTTCAATGTGATGGGAACACGACTCAATACACTaaatgtcataatacaattggttaAAAAAAGTTTCAAGTTTCCAACAAATTGTAATAGTACACTTAATGTACCAGACTGTGTATCcaatacactaaaaaatctctcagtCGGCAAAGATGGTAAGAACTTCTAGTGAGGGCTTCATTGTTGATCAAACGAGAACCTAAGGCCATCTCAATTGAGGGCCAAATCCCCAACTTAGCCCCTTTTGTCAAAACCCATCTTCAATGGAGGGTTATAAAGAATCTACCCTAAAGGATTTAGGCGCCAATTCCTGAGGGCTTGCTACATTTGGCCCATTTGGTAAGAATGAGTCATCACTGTTCATTGCCCCATAAAGTGAAAAAGACTATCTGGGACATCATATAGCAGTAATTGTGTGCTTCTGGTTGCATGTTTTATCATGCACCCGCAACTTTTTATACACAAACTGACACTGTTTATATGCGGGCCCAGAACTCTAGccgttacaattttttttaaacgtGAAAACAAATTTTATGTGAAATCTTGCTAATCGGTTCTCATTCTTACACCTGTTATACTCTAAGAGCGTGTTTGTTTGCTCTCGTTAGAATTCACTGGAATGGATTACTTTGTTAAAACTACTAATCCCGTGTTTGATGCGAGTTGGACTAAACTTAAATGAGACTAAGTCGGACTTGTTCTGACTAAGTACTTCGCTAGGTCGTCCTAGTGAGACCCCCCAAAAAGCATGGGATTCCTAATCCCGTCTCCAGCATCGTTTGCACGCCTTTGTCGTCTACAACTTCGACTCCCTTACCCATACCCAGATCTCAAACCCACTGCCTAAATCTCAAAATCAATAcctaaaattcaaaacaaaaaaatgcaaaacccCCAAATTTAAGCACCTGCAGACAAATCCCCACACAAATTCATAATAAAAAGGCAAAATCACCagaaaattttgagattttccTAGAAAGTCAGTGAAGGCACTGGGTGGAGAGCTCCGATAAATCCTCTGCGCGAATCTCTGCATAGGGAAAATAGGGGCATAGGGAAAATAGGGGGAGAGTGGACGAGGAAAAGTTGGAGAGGGGAGGGCAAGAGTGGGTAGAGGAAAATAGAAAGAGGTATATGGAGAGGAAGAGAATTCTAAAATAATGGTGAAACAGGATACagagaggagagggagagacTGGCGGAGGAAAAGAGGAGGAATGGGTTAAGATGAAAAAACATGAAAAGATATTGGTTGACAGAGAGATGattctagaaacaaaaaaaaatgataaattattaataaatatagattaaataatataatatttgaaTCTTTTAGTTATCTTCTTCTTAGTCggacactgcaccaaacacttcactaagttagtacaacttagtctagtctaagccagtccagtttAGTCCCTGTAGTTAGTCAAGTCcaagacagtccggtgcaagAAACGCACCCTAAATACTTCTCTCCAAAGATAGATATATTCGGTATACatcttcttaaaaaaataatttgttcaaaaaattatatttcgATAGGTACAGAtagtgttttaattaatttaagggaactttaacgaaaagcacccggtactgttcactttaacgaaaaaccacatttttacactaaaaagtcaatcctggtactattcactttactctttattttatccttatcattaaaactcaaagttttcaagtcattttcattagttttcctttaatttaaaCAACACATAGGAGTTGATGTGTGAATATTGTACCATGATATTTTTCAATATGGTAattaaaaagtaataaaatattgaGAGGAATAAAAAATAGCCCATGTACCCAATGTTCTAAAAGACACTAACCGCTAGTTGGGCGGCACATTAGGACCTAATGACTAAGTGGCTAGGTGGACCATACAGATTTAAttcaatttattatatatatgaattataGCCTACTTACACTCTAAAAAAGTTTATACTTGTAGTGAGAAATTGGGATAAGTTAAAACTTAAGCCATTTTGGCATTGGCATCATCACACCTgtgcacagagagagagagagagagagagagagagagagagataatgaAGAGAAACACGAAACAATGAGAGAAATAATATGGgttctttttaataaaaaattaaaaaataatggaACCCTAAACTTTGAATTGCCTAGCCACCGCCTAGGCCGCCTGATCAACTTAGGTCACCTAGCTCTTCTAGCCTGTCTAACCCGTCTAAGCAGTTGCCTACCCCTACTTGATTTTCCTCTACATTTTGACCTTAATCGCATCGATCCTCCACCGCCTAAGTCGATTTTGAGAACAATGCATGTACCATTCAAGATGAAAAATTATAACCCTGCACTATTCCTTAAAGATTATATTTTTAGTATGCTATATTTAAGAATGGTGGCTAAATATGGCCAaaccattggagatgctcttaagaaggctaatgagatctAACTAGAGTTCTTTTTTCCCTTGAGCAATGGTACAATAGAACGAGAAATTTTTCCGGGTTCTGGTCACTATGACCCTTGGTGTTGTAATGAATGAAAATAGACACGTGGCTCTTCCATGTTTAAATTAAATTGCAGTCTGATAATTTCTGAGATAGTGGGCCCCGCAAACTAGAAAATAGAAACTTCGTTAAACTCCGTCAAACTGTGTCTTTATCTCTGCCTCCTCCATCATCCAGATTGCTGCAATGTGCGACGGCCTCCTCCTCCATTGCTAATATCTCAGTTCTCTATAGCTTCTTTGAGTaatttcttattcttttatgggtatttatttttcttcttctggttTTCATACTcttcttatctgagagggcactcccaacaaaacctttcgaaatattcagctttctttccccccgataatacctctgcaaacaagctatactagagcaagaatatctcatatcatcagggttaaaagcaagagtatcccatatcatgctttttccctgtcttttcctttggccttgttcttacctgcaagacaaggagaaagagagcaatcagtcagcacttggaatcaagcttccagccaggaactgactgcctggaaccccttacctgattacttacctggcattgctctcgagtactcatcttcaacatcttatgcttctagggaagataccgcatctgcctgaggaacagatagggcaagtgagaaggatacaaggaagcatgtggagacaagcgtaacagcacacgtgccgatacatccactactctgagcaaaagtatcccatatcagcagggttgaacgtactctagatttgatggacttgttttgaccctcaaattcttcagtcggccttatactctggaggaaaccagaaaaccctccagcccagttcaagaataagcctgtggaaagttacttcttcaaaagcaaaagtatcccatatcatatcttctcatttttcttctctttatccttcatgctgcctgcaagatagggagaatgtgaacaatcagccggagctctgattgcttaccttgtctgtcacctctttcagctgatcccctagctcggcgactggggagactcctactacatggtttgtatcgcgcttcaccaagcctgaaactacaagtaagcttcaagtgaaattgatacattaccttgtgcatctccaccagttaaagataccacccctggatggaggaagagtacttccagaaaagatgccacatctacctatgagacagataaggcaagtcaagacgataccacactccggtacttagaagtttcgtgattacgagatcattctcccacaatatttcctaatgtcatttgtactaaatcattcacttgtactcactaaaggagagcttgaacctatgtacttgtgtaaacccttcacaattaatgagaacttctctattccgtggacgtagccaatctgggtgaaccacgtacatcttatgtttgctttcctatctctatccatttatatacttatccacactaatgaccggagcaatctagcgaagatcacaaaaagcgaccgttttcgctacctaggatctatcttgcaagagaacggagaattagattgagatctcaaccatagaatacaagctggatggatgaagggtaagagtgcatccggcgtgttgtgtgaccgtcgtaggccactgaagctcaagggaaaattttataggacgacaataaggccagcgatgttgtatggcacagaatgttgggcggtgaagcatcaatacatacacaaaatgggtgtagcggagatgaggatgcttcgtgggatgtgtgggcacacgagaaaggataaaattgggaatgaggatatccgaggtaaagtaggagtagccgaaattgaaggaaatatgagagaaaatcggttctggtggtttggacatgtgcaaagaaggcctactgactctccggttcgaaaatgtgactacaggacagaggttcagggccgaaggggtagaggaagacctaggaaaactttggaagagaccctaagaaaagacttgagtacttggatctaattacggaggacatgacacaaaaccgagcgcaatggcgttctaggattcatatagccgaccccacttagtgggaaaaggctttgttgttgttgttgttgttgttggttttcATACTCTGAATTTCATGAAATCAAACAAGGAGTATTGAATGATTTGGCTTGACAAGCCATGCATGGCGGCCCATTTGCACTAATTTTTCTGTAAAATGAGGTTTTTAtctgatttttctgaaaaatgaTAGTACAACTCAAAGAAACAATCTGaaactaagggctggtttggtattgctgtgctttgaaaaaaaactgttgtgagaataaacggctgtgctgtgagaataagcggctgtgaaataaatcagtagagtgtttggtaaacttttttgtaaaagtgagtttgaaaaaaaaaaacagtctgatagtggatcttttcattaaaggagcactatagctccgtgtgctttgaaaaaaaaccagttttccaaagctgcaaatagcagcttcaactttttcctttgatttcagcttattctcacagcagcttccaaaataagccattttttttagtttaccaaatacCTAAAACCcttacagctttttttcatgggtgcttttttttaagcacctcactcacAAACCATCCCTAAATCTGAAGCAATTGTTGATAAACTGCAGTATAGATTGGTGTCTTTGTATGAGGGCAGGGAAGGCCATCAGAACTAAGGACAAGAACCAGAGTAAGGGTTCGTTTAAATGTTATTGACGGCAGTGGAAGTTTGGCAgactttcttttctctttggtTTTTTAAGAATGCAATTTA
Protein-coding regions in this window:
- the LOC126591125 gene encoding glucan endo-1,3-beta-glucosidase 14-like, whose product is MAASTVLFTIILLFLGLSDSTLQVQSLSFGINYGQIANNLPSPSRVAVLLQSLNVSRIKLYDADPNVLQAFSNSDVDFIIGLGNEYLQSMSTDPLKAQSWIQQNVQPYLPQTKITCINVGNEVLGGNDTQLWSYLLPAMQSVYSALVDLGLSKQVAVTTAHSLTILGNSYPPSAGSFRQDLAQYIQPILSFHSQVNSPFLINAYPYFAYKGSPSEVSLEYVLFQPNPGMDDSVTNLHYDNMLDAQIDAVYSAIKVMGHSDIEVRISETGWPSKGDANEAGATPENAGIYNGNLIRKIEEKQGTPAMPKVPVDIYVFALFNEDLKPGPTSERNYGLYYPDGTLVYDIGFQGNLPQVQGNPPGVQGLPQLTFSADSNVYAMSIFNFLILLIVYLLLCAY